The Dromaius novaehollandiae isolate bDroNov1 chromosome 5, bDroNov1.hap1, whole genome shotgun sequence genome window below encodes:
- the LOC112994208 gene encoding olfactory receptor 5AR1, which translates to MLTLCFSMSLLSYSNCVVMMDKGNHTLFAEFVLSGFSEHLNVQAILFMVFLVVYVITLLGNLGMIVLIRIDSRLHTPMYFFLSCLSFLDICYSSSITPRLLKDLVAKRKVISYSACLTQFYFYATFATAECYLLAVMAYDRYMAICSPLLYAVSMSSRVCALLVAGSYIAGLVNATIHTGFAFRLSFCGPNVINHFYCEGPPLYAISCTDPTINEVMMFVVVGFNLLITSLIILLSYTYILATILRMSSAVGRYKTFSTCASHLAAVTLFYGSAASMYSRPSSRHSQHLDKVASVFYTMVTPMLNPLIYSLRNKEVKDALRRLIDRTHSSES; encoded by the coding sequence ATGCTGACTTTGTGTTTCTCTATGTCTCTGCTTTCATACAGCAACTGCGTTGTGATGATGGACAAAGGAAATCACACCCTCTTTGCTGAATTTGTTCTCTCTGGATTCTCAGAGCATCTGAATGTCCAGGCCATCCTCTTTATGGTGTTTCTAGTCGTCTATGTGATCACTCTATTAGGGAATCTGGGGATGATTGTGTTAATCCGAATAGATTCTCGGCTTCACACCCCAATGTACTTCTTCCTAAGCTGCTTATCCTTCTTAGACATCTGCTATTCTTCCTCAATCACCCCCAGATTGCTCAAAGATCTTGTAGCAAAGAGGAAAGTAATTTCTTACTCTGCATGCCTTACACAATTTTATTTCTACGCTACCTTCGCCACCGCTGAATGCTACCTCCTGGCTGTTATGGCGTATGATCGCTACATGGCCATCTGTAGCCCATTGCTCTATGCAGTCTCCATGTCCAGCAGAGTGTGTGCCCTGCTGGTAGCTGGCTCATATATTGCTGGGCTTGTGAATGCCACCATCCATACAGGGTTTGCATTTCGACTGTCCTTCTGTGGTCCCAACGTCATCAatcatttttactgtgaggggcCCCCACTTTATGCCATTTCTTGTACGGACCCAACCATCAATGAGGTTATGATGTTTGTTGTGGTTGGCTTCAATTTGTTGATCACCAGCCTGATCATTCTTCTCTCCTACACTTACATCCTGGCCACCATACTGAGAATGAGCTCGGCTGTGGGCAGGTACAAAACCTTCTCCACATGTGCTTCCCACCTGGCAGCTGTGACTCTCTTCTATGGATCTGCTGCATCTATGTACTCACGGCCTAGCTCCAGGCATTCCCAGCACCTCGACAAAGTGGCCTCTGTGTTTTACACCATGGTGACCCCCAtgctgaaccccctcatctacagcctgaggaacaaggaggtgaaggatgcccTCAGGAGACTGATAGATAGGACACATTCATCTGAAAGCTAA